A window from Pleuronectes platessa chromosome 6, fPlePla1.1, whole genome shotgun sequence encodes these proteins:
- the si:ch211-210c8.6 gene encoding uncharacterized protein si:ch211-210c8.6 translates to MTERQFPVLLAELQELIMGSTLVKCGLTDLGIQWTGWALAAAFRTEKFYDLAGSGTFILLAHLSRIWGGATHVRQNVQTGLVTAWGLRLGTFLFMRILKDGNDRRFNNVRDSPGTFFVYWTIQALWVFMTLLPTLMLNSEKRDQPLGTRDYIGWSIWGLGFAAEAIADQQKWLFKRDPDNAGKFIQSGLWAYSRHPNYFGEILQWSGLWLSASSVMKGPQYLSVVSPLFVWFLLRHVSGIPILEKQALRKWGSDPVFINYVQNTPVLWPWPKF, encoded by the exons ATGACAGAGCGACAGTTCCCTGTGCTGCTGgccgagctgcaggagctgatcATGGGCAGCACGCTGGTGAAGTGTGGGCTGACGGACCTGGGCATCCAGTGGACCGGCTGGGCTCTGGCTGCAGCTTTCAGAACCGAGAAGTTCTATGACCTGGCAG GCTCTGGGACATTTATACTCCTTGCCCACCTGAGTCGTATCTGGGGCGGAGCCACTCACGTCCGTCAGAATGTGCAGACCGGACTGGTGACAGCGTGGGGACTCAG ACTGGGGACATTCCTCTTCATGCGGATCTTGAAGGACGGCAACGATCGCAGATTCAACAATGTCAGAGACAGCCCAGGGACCTTCTTTGTGTACTGGACTATTCAAG CCCTGTGGGTGTTTATGACCCTGCTGCCCACCCTCATGCTGAACAGCGAGAAGCGAGACCAGCCTCTGGGAACACGCGACTACATCGGCTGGTCGATCTGGGGCCTCGGCTTCGCTGCGGAGGCTATAGCCGACCAGCAGAAGTGGCTTTTCAAGCGTGACCCGGATAATGCA GGGAAGTTCATCCAGAGCGGACTGTGGGCCTACAGCAGACACCCCAACTACTTTGGAGAGATCCTGCAGTGGTCGGGTCTGTGGCTCTCGGCCTCGTCGGTGATGAAGGGGCCGCAGTACCTGAGCGTGGTGTCGCCTCTCTTCGTCTGGTTCCTGCTGCGTCACGTCAGCGGTATCCCCATCCTGGAGAAGCAGGCCCTGAGGAAGTGGGGATCCGACCCAGTGTTCATAAACTACGTCCAGAACACTCCTGTCCTCTGGCCCTGGCCGAAGTTTTGA